The [Bacillus] selenitireducens MLS10 genome includes a region encoding these proteins:
- the tkt gene encoding transketolase, which translates to MSTEIHEKAINTIRTLSIDAIEKANSGHPGLPMGAAPMAYKVFTDFMNHNPKNPDWFNRDRFVLSAGHGSMLLYSLLHLHGYDLSLDELKNFRQWGSKTPGHPEYGHTAGVEATTGPLGQGIAMAVGMAMAEQHLSGKYNTDDFNIVDHYTYALCGDGDLMEGVSAEAASLAGHLKLGKLVLLYDSNDISLDGDLHQSFSEDVRKRFDAYGWHTLYVEDGNDLDAIGKAIEEGRNDDRPTMIEIKTVIGYGSPNKGGKNAAHGAPLGADEVKLAKEAYKWPSEEPFHIPEDVKAHYEQYKQQGAEAEEAWNSLFEKYKAAYPEQGKELALAIEGKLPEGWAEELPVYEEGSKAATRATGGEVLNAVAKSVPSLFGGSADLASSNKTMLNGEEDFSRDQHSGRNIWFGVREFAMAAAANGMALHGGVRPYAATFFVFSDYLRPAVRLSALMGVPVTYVFTHDSIAVGEDGPTHEPVEQLAAMRAIPNLSLIRPADGNETQAAWRLAMETTDQPTALVLTRQNLPVLKGTKENAYEGVKKGAYVVSDANGNKDGLLLATGSEVSLAVEAQKLLEKDGIHVAVVSMPSWDRFEAQDQAYKDEVLPPALTKRLAVEVANPLGWDRYTTSDGSILGIDGYGASAPGDLIMEKYGFIAENVVARFKQMLNK; encoded by the coding sequence ATGAGTACAGAAATCCACGAAAAAGCCATTAATACAATCCGCACCCTCTCGATCGATGCAATTGAGAAAGCAAACTCCGGACACCCGGGGCTTCCAATGGGTGCTGCACCTATGGCTTACAAAGTATTTACTGACTTTATGAACCATAATCCGAAAAACCCGGACTGGTTCAACCGTGACCGTTTTGTATTATCCGCAGGACACGGTTCGATGCTGCTTTACAGTCTCCTTCATCTTCATGGCTATGATCTTTCTTTGGACGAATTAAAAAATTTCCGCCAATGGGGAAGTAAGACACCTGGTCATCCAGAGTACGGTCATACAGCAGGTGTTGAAGCAACAACAGGTCCACTAGGACAGGGAATTGCCATGGCTGTTGGAATGGCAATGGCTGAACAACACCTTTCAGGCAAATACAACACAGATGACTTTAACATCGTGGATCATTACACGTATGCACTTTGCGGAGACGGTGATTTGATGGAAGGCGTATCTGCGGAAGCGGCTTCACTTGCCGGGCACTTGAAGTTAGGAAAACTTGTCCTGCTTTACGATTCCAATGATATTTCTCTTGATGGGGATCTTCATCAGTCGTTCTCTGAAGATGTACGCAAGCGTTTTGATGCCTACGGCTGGCATACGCTCTATGTTGAAGATGGCAATGATCTTGACGCGATCGGAAAAGCGATTGAAGAAGGCCGCAATGATGATCGCCCAACTATGATTGAAATTAAAACGGTCATCGGTTATGGGTCGCCAAACAAGGGCGGGAAAAACGCTGCACACGGTGCACCGCTTGGAGCAGATGAAGTTAAATTGGCAAAAGAAGCTTACAAATGGCCTTCCGAAGAGCCGTTTCATATTCCTGAGGACGTAAAGGCGCATTATGAGCAGTACAAACAACAAGGTGCAGAGGCTGAAGAGGCTTGGAACTCTTTATTTGAGAAATACAAAGCAGCTTACCCTGAGCAGGGCAAAGAACTTGCACTTGCCATTGAAGGCAAATTGCCAGAAGGATGGGCAGAGGAACTTCCTGTTTATGAAGAAGGATCAAAAGCTGCTACCCGTGCGACGGGTGGAGAAGTTCTGAATGCAGTTGCTAAAAGTGTTCCCTCGTTATTTGGCGGTTCAGCTGACCTCGCTTCATCAAACAAAACCATGTTGAATGGCGAAGAAGATTTTTCCCGTGATCAACACAGCGGCCGAAATATCTGGTTTGGTGTTCGTGAGTTTGCCATGGCTGCAGCGGCGAATGGGATGGCTCTCCATGGGGGTGTGCGTCCTTATGCGGCGACGTTCTTTGTTTTCTCGGATTATTTGAGACCAGCCGTTCGATTGTCTGCGTTAATGGGTGTTCCTGTGACCTATGTTTTCACACACGACAGCATTGCAGTCGGTGAAGACGGACCGACGCATGAACCGGTCGAACAACTCGCAGCTATGCGTGCGATTCCAAACCTTTCACTCATCCGTCCGGCTGATGGTAACGAAACACAAGCAGCGTGGCGTCTTGCAATGGAAACGACAGATCAGCCGACAGCGCTCGTCCTGACCCGTCAGAATCTCCCTGTATTGAAAGGAACAAAGGAAAACGCTTATGAAGGTGTAAAGAAGGGCGCGTATGTGGTTTCTGATGCGAATGGCAATAAAGACGGTCTGCTACTTGCGACGGGATCTGAAGTATCACTTGCAGTTGAGGCCCAAAAGCTGCTTGAAAAAGACGGGATCCATGTCGCTGTTGTGAGCATGCCAAGCTGGGATCGTTTTGAAGCTCAGGACCAGGCTTATAAAGATGAGGTTCTTCCGCCGGCGCTTACAAAACGTCTCGCCGTGGAAGTGGCGAATCCGTTGGGATGGGACCGATACACGACTTCTGATGGTTCTATTCTCGGGATTGACGGATATGGCGCGTCAGCCCCTGGTGATTTGATTATGGAGAAATATGGATTTATCGCAGAAAATGTGGTTGCGCGTTTCAAACAAATGCTGAACAAATAA
- a CDS encoding YneF family protein, which translates to MWVNILIGVIALLAGIAIGFFIARQYMMSYMKKNPPINEKMLRVMMMQMGQNPSQKKINQMMKAMQNQQDK; encoded by the coding sequence ATGTGGGTTAATATTTTAATCGGTGTCATTGCACTGCTTGCCGGGATCGCAATTGGCTTTTTCATTGCAAGACAGTACATGATGAGCTACATGAAAAAAAATCCGCCAATCAACGAGAAGATGCTTCGCGTCATGATGATGCAAATGGGACAGAATCCGTCTCAGAAGAAGATCAATCAAATGATGAAGGCGATGCAAAACCAGCAGGATAAGTAA
- the mnmH gene encoding tRNA 2-selenouridine(34) synthase MnmH: MHQHVSHMKYRFEELNMEQHLLIDVRSPGEYAEFHHPKSINVPIFDDDERARVGTLYKQESQKAAKTEGVRIMSSKLNDLYTVFEDLSEANSDKELVLSCARGGMRSGVLVSFLRSLHLNVGQLEGGIRSIRKYVQEELRRLSEKEWRAIVLSGYTGTGKTKWLLSLKEEGYPVLDLEGLANHRGSVFGHIGKQPVSQKQFEYLLVEELIRFEQEGILLLEAESKRIGRVSLPDFIMTAKENGHVLEIYDDIERRIQNIMDDYEPHIHHKRIQEAYSVIRKRLSENMAAESDRHIEQKDYRSLFRILLEHYYDPRYKFNQGESASGSYFKQVNIGGVSDRDITGMIKTTIDRWLKEDVIRP, encoded by the coding sequence ATGCATCAGCATGTTTCTCATATGAAATACCGTTTTGAAGAACTGAACATGGAACAACATCTGTTGATCGATGTAAGATCCCCCGGTGAGTATGCAGAGTTTCATCACCCTAAAAGCATTAATGTCCCTATTTTCGATGATGATGAACGGGCAAGAGTCGGCACCTTATACAAGCAGGAGAGTCAAAAGGCCGCCAAAACAGAAGGTGTTCGTATTATGTCATCAAAATTAAATGACTTATATACAGTCTTCGAAGATCTGTCAGAAGCAAACTCGGATAAGGAGCTTGTTCTTTCTTGTGCGCGAGGGGGTATGAGAAGCGGCGTTCTTGTTTCATTTTTACGTTCACTTCACCTGAATGTCGGACAGCTTGAAGGCGGGATCCGTTCCATAAGAAAATATGTTCAAGAAGAGCTTAGGAGACTTTCAGAGAAAGAATGGCGTGCGATTGTCCTCAGTGGATACACAGGAACAGGAAAAACGAAATGGCTTCTATCATTAAAAGAAGAAGGGTACCCGGTTTTGGATCTCGAGGGACTTGCCAATCACAGGGGATCTGTATTTGGTCACATCGGGAAACAGCCGGTCTCACAGAAACAGTTTGAATATCTTCTGGTTGAGGAGCTGATTCGTTTTGAACAGGAAGGTATTCTGTTGCTTGAGGCTGAAAGCAAAAGGATTGGCAGGGTATCTTTACCTGATTTTATTATGACGGCAAAGGAAAACGGACATGTGTTGGAAATTTACGATGATATTGAACGCCGTATTCAAAATATCATGGATGATTATGAACCTCACATTCATCACAAGCGTATCCAAGAAGCCTACAGCGTGATTCGTAAACGGCTGTCAGAGAATATGGCTGCTGAATCAGATCGACACATAGAACAGAAAGATTACCGTTCTTTATTCAGGATTCTTCTTGAACATTATTATGACCCCCGGTACAAGTTTAATCAGGGGGAATCTGCTTCAGGCAGTTATTTTAAGCAGGTCAATATCGGAGGTGTTTCCGATCGGGATATTACAGGAATGATAAAGACCACGATTGACAGGTGGCTTAAAGAAGATGTCATCAGACCATAA
- a CDS encoding metal-sensing transcriptional repressor, producing the protein MDDKLTIPLQPGKKPVMMRTEEEKKALIQRLRRVEGQVRGIQKMIEEDRYCVDILVQISAINAGLKRAGFHILEDHTKGCVSSAVEEGDGESAIEELMKVFEQFSKS; encoded by the coding sequence ATGGACGACAAATTAACAATTCCTCTTCAACCGGGCAAGAAGCCCGTGATGATGAGGACTGAGGAAGAAAAAAAGGCACTGATACAAAGACTTCGGAGAGTTGAAGGACAGGTGCGCGGTATCCAAAAGATGATAGAGGAAGATCGGTATTGTGTCGATATTCTGGTACAGATTTCGGCGATTAATGCAGGTCTTAAGCGCGCAGGATTTCACATTCTTGAAGACCATACAAAGGGTTGTGTCAGCTCGGCTGTTGAGGAAGGCGATGGCGAATCAGCTATCGAAGAATTGATGAAAGTGTTCGAACAATTCTCGAAATCGTAG
- a CDS encoding heavy metal translocating P-type ATPase has product MAKVTVDLPVTGMTCAACSSRIEKVLNKQEDVEASVNLTMERATVTYDQEKVTTEAIIQKIEKLGFSVDQESLEFDIEGMTCAACSARIEKVLGKTTGVEQVSVNLAMERGQVTYIPGLVDEQDLFDKVKKIGFKAKAIEGNEDSKRDKKDELVKKQKFLFVFSLLFSLPLFVTMIDHFYPQQMILPHWLMNGYLQWALATPVQFYAGLQFYKGAYKSLRGGSANMDVLVAMGTSAAYFYSVYLVMTGEVYLFFETSAVIITLVLLGKLLEARAKVQTSEAIKKLMGMQAKTATVVRNGSEVQIAIENVQKGDIIKVKPGEKIPVDGIVTEGSSSVDESMLTGESIPVEKSNGEEVIGATINKNGSLYFEATKVGKETTLAQIIKVVEQAQGSKAPIQRMVDIISGYFVPGAVLIAVLSFVGWYFFAGASFQEALINFTAVLVIACPCALGLATPTSIMVGTGKGAESGILYKGGEHLERAHHTDTVILDKTGTITNGTPEVTDFIALNDSADQTTLMKLAASIEAYSEHPLGEAIVHYAQEHDLNTIKIDDFQAVPGHGLSGVAEGKPLHIGTRKLMSKEGMSVDGFEDQMAELEKAGKTVMILAYDRIPAALIAVADQVKETSGEAVKQLQKLGYQVVMLTGDNERTANAIAKSVGIDHVFSEVLPEEKALKVKELQEEGKRVIMVGDGINDAPALAMADIGMAIGTGTDVAMEAADITLMRGDLRSIPQAIRLSHLTMRNIKQNLFWAFIYNSIGLPVAAFGFLAPWVAGAAMAFSSVSVVSNSLRLKRVKMDI; this is encoded by the coding sequence ATGGCAAAAGTAACTGTGGATTTACCGGTGACGGGTATGACATGTGCAGCATGCTCATCGCGGATAGAAAAAGTTCTGAACAAGCAGGAAGATGTGGAAGCGTCCGTCAATCTCACAATGGAACGGGCAACAGTCACATATGATCAAGAAAAAGTAACAACGGAAGCGATCATTCAAAAGATTGAAAAACTCGGATTTTCCGTCGATCAGGAGAGCCTGGAATTTGATATTGAAGGCATGACCTGTGCTGCCTGTTCTGCAAGAATTGAGAAGGTTCTCGGTAAGACAACAGGCGTTGAACAGGTGTCTGTCAACCTGGCAATGGAACGTGGCCAGGTCACATATATTCCCGGACTCGTTGATGAACAGGACCTATTTGATAAAGTGAAAAAAATCGGCTTTAAAGCCAAGGCGATTGAAGGAAATGAAGACAGTAAACGGGATAAAAAAGACGAACTCGTTAAGAAACAGAAATTTTTGTTTGTCTTTTCCCTTCTGTTTTCGCTTCCGTTATTTGTGACAATGATTGATCACTTTTATCCCCAGCAAATGATTCTGCCTCATTGGTTAATGAACGGTTATCTTCAGTGGGCATTGGCTACACCGGTGCAATTCTATGCAGGGCTTCAGTTTTATAAAGGAGCATACAAGTCGTTGCGCGGCGGTAGTGCGAATATGGATGTTCTCGTAGCCATGGGGACTTCAGCCGCCTATTTTTATTCGGTTTATCTTGTCATGACTGGAGAAGTGTATTTGTTCTTCGAGACGAGTGCCGTGATTATTACACTGGTTCTCCTTGGTAAGCTGCTTGAAGCGAGGGCGAAAGTACAGACTTCTGAAGCCATTAAAAAATTAATGGGCATGCAGGCGAAAACGGCCACAGTGGTCAGGAATGGCTCAGAAGTGCAGATAGCCATTGAAAATGTCCAAAAAGGCGACATTATCAAAGTGAAACCGGGTGAAAAGATACCGGTTGATGGTATCGTCACTGAGGGAAGCTCTTCTGTGGATGAATCCATGCTTACCGGAGAGAGCATTCCTGTTGAGAAATCGAACGGTGAAGAAGTGATAGGCGCGACAATCAACAAAAACGGTTCTCTTTATTTTGAAGCAACAAAAGTCGGCAAAGAGACAACGTTGGCCCAAATCATAAAGGTTGTTGAACAGGCGCAGGGTTCAAAAGCACCGATTCAGAGAATGGTTGATATTATCTCCGGTTATTTCGTTCCTGGTGCTGTTTTGATTGCCGTTCTTTCTTTTGTCGGATGGTATTTCTTCGCAGGTGCTTCATTCCAGGAGGCGCTGATTAATTTCACCGCAGTCCTCGTAATTGCCTGCCCTTGTGCGCTCGGTTTGGCAACCCCGACTTCCATTATGGTCGGTACGGGAAAAGGAGCAGAATCCGGCATCTTGTATAAAGGCGGCGAACATCTCGAACGCGCACATCATACGGATACGGTTATTCTTGATAAGACGGGAACGATTACGAATGGCACCCCGGAAGTAACGGATTTTATCGCGTTGAATGATTCGGCTGATCAAACGACACTGATGAAGCTTGCAGCTTCGATTGAGGCTTATTCGGAGCATCCGCTAGGTGAAGCCATTGTTCACTATGCGCAAGAGCATGATCTCAATACGATTAAAATCGATGACTTTCAGGCCGTTCCTGGCCACGGTTTGTCAGGGGTGGCAGAAGGAAAGCCTCTTCATATAGGAACACGAAAGTTAATGAGCAAAGAGGGGATGTCTGTCGACGGATTTGAAGATCAAATGGCTGAGCTTGAAAAGGCTGGTAAAACCGTTATGATCCTAGCTTATGACCGTATCCCTGCAGCATTAATTGCTGTTGCCGATCAGGTGAAAGAGACTTCTGGTGAAGCGGTGAAGCAGTTGCAGAAACTCGGGTATCAGGTTGTTATGCTCACAGGAGACAACGAACGCACTGCAAATGCCATAGCAAAATCTGTCGGGATCGATCACGTTTTCAGCGAAGTCCTGCCTGAAGAAAAAGCACTGAAAGTGAAAGAATTGCAAGAGGAAGGAAAGCGTGTCATTATGGTGGGGGATGGAATCAATGATGCGCCAGCTCTTGCCATGGCAGATATCGGCATGGCAATAGGTACAGGTACAGATGTTGCGATGGAGGCGGCCGATATCACACTGATGCGCGGTGATTTACGCTCAATTCCACAAGCGATTAGGCTTAGTCATCTGACCATGCGAAACATTAAACAGAATCTGTTCTGGGCATTTATTTATAATTCCATCGGACTCCCTGTAGCCGCTTTTGGTTTTCTCGCTCCATGGGTTGCAGGCGCAGCCATGGCATTCAGCTCAGTTTCCGTTGTATCCAATTCTTTACGCTTAAAGCGTGTGAAGATGGACATATAA
- the copZ gene encoding copper chaperone CopZ produces MKTDIIEVDGMTCGHCKSSVEGALHQLEGVEKAEVNLDAKQVTVDYDEGKVTVSAMKSEIEDQGFDPK; encoded by the coding sequence ATGAAAACAGATATTATTGAAGTGGATGGTATGACTTGCGGTCATTGCAAATCATCAGTTGAAGGAGCTTTGCATCAGCTTGAAGGTGTCGAAAAAGCAGAAGTCAATCTTGATGCCAAACAGGTTACAGTAGACTATGACGAGGGCAAAGTAACCGTGTCAGCAATGAAATCAGAAATTGAAGATCAGGGTTTTGATCCGAAATAA
- a CDS encoding TlpA family protein disulfide reductase — MWLGNEQSRFESGNYEAAVYPQPGHEAPSFEAESFSSEKFAFNSEMQTPVVIYFWTSWCPYCQASSQAMEEAHNKYGEDVTFIGVNATASDREQDAVSFIDEHSLSFVNVRDEGGGIAGSYYVPPVPTTVFVDGEGIITHRKTGGITANEIENHVRLLKEG; from the coding sequence TTGTGGCTCGGAAATGAACAAAGCCGTTTTGAGAGTGGCAATTATGAAGCGGCTGTTTATCCTCAGCCGGGGCATGAAGCACCGTCATTTGAAGCGGAGTCATTTTCTTCGGAGAAATTCGCTTTTAATTCTGAAATGCAAACCCCTGTTGTGATCTATTTCTGGACTTCATGGTGTCCATACTGTCAGGCTTCATCACAGGCAATGGAAGAGGCTCACAATAAGTATGGCGAGGATGTGACATTCATTGGTGTGAATGCGACTGCATCAGACCGGGAACAGGATGCAGTATCATTTATAGACGAACACAGCTTGAGTTTTGTCAATGTTCGAGACGAGGGTGGAGGGATAGCAGGAAGTTATTATGTGCCTCCTGTACCAACCACGGTATTTGTTGACGGAGAAGGAATCATTACCCACCGCAAAACGGGTGGAATCACAGCAAATGAAATCGAAAACCATGTTCGCTTATTAAAGGAGGGCTGA
- a CDS encoding CcdC family protein: MYGIAFTIAAVFMAFFAMYVRMKAMERPATARKILIPPLAMSTGFLMFLYPPVQEITWLEVGEALGVGLLLSVLLIKTSHFEVRGQEIYMKKTKLLPFLLITLLVGRLAVKLALGIHFEYEVLAGMFFILAFGMLLPWRISMFVKFNEVKRQLEWSRNFGKAETEESESPEDSGTVSSDIRSV, translated from the coding sequence ATGTATGGAATAGCGTTTACAATTGCAGCAGTATTTATGGCATTCTTCGCCATGTATGTTCGAATGAAAGCGATGGAAAGACCGGCTACCGCAAGGAAGATCCTGATTCCACCGCTTGCTATGTCTACAGGGTTTTTGATGTTTTTATATCCGCCGGTTCAGGAGATCACGTGGCTTGAAGTCGGTGAAGCACTTGGTGTTGGACTTTTATTGTCTGTCCTTCTGATCAAGACCTCCCATTTTGAGGTGCGCGGTCAAGAGATCTACATGAAAAAAACGAAACTTCTTCCGTTTTTACTGATTACGCTTCTCGTCGGCAGGCTTGCAGTAAAGCTTGCGCTCGGAATTCATTTTGAGTACGAAGTATTGGCAGGGATGTTTTTTATTTTGGCATTCGGTATGCTTCTTCCGTGGAGAATTTCTATGTTCGTTAAATTCAATGAAGTGAAACGACAGCTTGAATGGAGCCGGAATTTTGGCAAAGCTGAAACAGAAGAAAGCGAATCGCCGGAGGATTCCGGTACGGTGTCTTCGGATATACGGTCTGTCTGA
- a CDS encoding DUF2621 domain-containing protein: protein MNDLFMWFILLWSIFIFVMVAIGGYFMFRKFLKKMPKEDGKSILDWQDYYIQETLHLWTDEKKELLNELVEPVPEIFRDVAKGKIAGKIGELALEENADEMTVDLIIRGYILATPKRDHKFLRKKLKDKDIDAAPYETYFSQSS from the coding sequence ATGAATGATTTGTTTATGTGGTTTATTTTACTTTGGTCGATTTTTATCTTTGTCATGGTCGCAATCGGCGGCTATTTTATGTTCCGAAAATTCTTAAAAAAAATGCCAAAAGAAGACGGGAAGTCCATTCTCGATTGGCAGGATTACTATATTCAGGAAACCTTGCATCTTTGGACAGATGAGAAAAAAGAGCTGTTGAATGAACTTGTTGAGCCCGTTCCTGAGATATTTCGTGATGTCGCCAAAGGGAAAATTGCCGGAAAAATCGGTGAACTGGCCCTCGAAGAAAATGCCGATGAAATGACAGTAGACCTCATCATACGGGGATACATTCTCGCGACCCCAAAGCGTGATCATAAGTTCCTCCGTAAGAAACTGAAAGATAAAGACATTGATGCAGCCCCTTACGAAACCTACTTTTCCCAATCATCCTGA
- a CDS encoding TraB/GumN family protein — translation MTEEHITRITANHKEIILVGTAHVSKQSADQVKEVIENEQPDTVCVELDEQRFQSIQNENQWKDMDIFKVIKEKKASLLMMNLLISSFQKRMAKQFGIKPGQEMIQGIASAEEQGAELVLADRNIQITFARIWKNVGFWGKAKLMTAIMGSVISNEEISEEELEKMKSEDMLNSALTEFSRAFPKLKTPLIDERDQYLAQMIKEAPGEKIVAVLGAAHVPGILEEIKHDHDLDKLNERPPKSPVPKIIGWMIPVMIIGIIIATLLMNPAAGVQQIISWLLWNGSFSALGAALAFGHPAAVITAFMIAPLSSLSPALAAGWFAGIVQTYFRRPQVNDFERLSEDVYSFKGFKENKVTRILLVVIFSNIGSTIGTVIGGADVIRVFIQNLT, via the coding sequence ATGACTGAAGAACATATTACGAGGATCACCGCAAATCATAAAGAAATTATTCTGGTCGGAACGGCCCATGTATCCAAGCAAAGTGCGGATCAGGTGAAAGAAGTAATTGAAAACGAACAGCCGGACACGGTGTGTGTGGAGCTCGATGAGCAGCGGTTTCAATCGATTCAGAACGAAAATCAGTGGAAAGATATGGACATTTTCAAAGTTATCAAAGAGAAAAAAGCTTCTCTTTTGATGATGAATCTGTTGATCTCCTCTTTTCAAAAACGGATGGCCAAGCAGTTTGGCATTAAGCCCGGTCAGGAAATGATTCAAGGCATTGCATCTGCAGAAGAACAGGGTGCTGAACTGGTTCTAGCCGACCGAAATATTCAAATTACATTCGCCCGTATTTGGAAGAATGTTGGATTTTGGGGCAAAGCCAAACTCATGACGGCGATTATGGGCAGCGTGATCAGTAATGAAGAAATTTCGGAAGAAGAACTTGAAAAGATGAAATCTGAAGACATGTTAAATTCGGCGCTAACCGAATTCAGCCGTGCGTTTCCTAAGCTGAAAACGCCGTTGATTGATGAAAGAGATCAATATTTGGCTCAAATGATCAAAGAAGCCCCCGGGGAAAAAATTGTGGCGGTTCTTGGTGCGGCTCATGTTCCTGGCATTCTCGAGGAGATCAAGCATGATCATGATCTTGATAAGCTGAACGAACGCCCGCCCAAATCACCGGTTCCAAAGATTATCGGATGGATGATTCCGGTGATGATCATCGGTATAATCATAGCGACGCTGCTGATGAATCCGGCGGCCGGCGTTCAGCAGATCATCAGCTGGTTGTTATGGAACGGTTCATTTTCTGCCCTTGGTGCAGCCCTTGCATTTGGACACCCGGCCGCAGTCATAACGGCATTTATGATAGCCCCTCTCAGTTCACTGAGTCCTGCGCTGGCAGCAGGGTGGTTTGCGGGTATCGTACAAACGTATTTCAGACGTCCGCAAGTCAATGATTTTGAGCGTTTATCAGAAGATGTCTATTCGTTTAAAGGCTTTAAAGAAAACAAAGTAACCCGTATCCTGCTTGTTGTGATTTTCAGTAATATCGGAAGCACGATCGGTACCGTTATCGGTGGCGCAGACGTCATCCGTGTGTTTATTCAAAATTTAACCTGA
- a CDS encoding BC1872 family protein — MDYREVLARRVMGWRLQSAGKWFDSQEKRIIQGFDPSKNPEQADMLVQQLETFGFRYRQSGTYTVCFENEFHKICESGSSREEAITNAAYALAENEPVPSEWF, encoded by the coding sequence ATGGATTATCGTGAAGTATTGGCAAGAAGGGTTATGGGCTGGCGATTGCAGTCTGCAGGCAAGTGGTTTGACAGTCAGGAGAAGCGGATCATTCAGGGGTTTGATCCGTCAAAAAATCCTGAGCAGGCAGATATGCTGGTTCAGCAGCTTGAAACATTCGGTTTTCGTTACAGACAATCCGGTACGTATACGGTTTGTTTTGAAAATGAGTTTCATAAAATATGCGAATCGGGTTCGTCGAGAGAAGAAGCGATCACAAATGCAGCTTATGCATTGGCTGAAAATGAACCGGTTCCCTCGGAGTGGTTTTGA